One Amaranthus tricolor cultivar Red isolate AtriRed21 chromosome 1, ASM2621246v1, whole genome shotgun sequence DNA window includes the following coding sequences:
- the LOC130806844 gene encoding secreted RxLR effector protein 161-like, with protein MEIYRDRARGKLLLTQKSYIEKILSRFGMKKSKPISIPTSMSCKLSLSMSPQTEELAYMSRVPYANVVGCLMYVKVCTRPYIAHAVCVVSQFMARPGREHWQGVKRIFRYLRGTTDISLVYGNGKKFLVTGYSGSDYTADVDTRRSMTGYVFTLGGSMVSWKSTLQSSVTLSTAEVEYMALNSAAKESIWLKGLGGELGIA; from the coding sequence atggagatcTATAGGGATCGGGCTAGGGGTAAGCTTTTGTTAACTCAAAAAAGTTACATCGAAAAGATTTTATCTCGTTTTGGGATGAAGAAATCGAAGCCTATAAGTATACCAACATCTATGAGCTGCAAATTGTCTTTGTCTATGTCACCTCAAACTGAGGAGTTGGCATATATGTCTAGGGTCCCTTATGCCAACGTAGTTGGTTGTTTGATGTATGTTAAGGTCTGTACTAGGCCCTATATTGCGCACGCTGTTTGTGTTGTGAGTCAGTTCATGGCTCGACCAGGGAGAGAGCACTGGCAGGGGGTGAAAAGGATTTTTCGCTACTTGAGAGGGACAACTGATATTAGTCTTGTGTATGGGAATGGTAAGAAGTTTTTGGTAACTGGGTATAGTGGTTCAGATTATACAGCTGATGTGGATACCAGGAGGTCAATGACTGGTtatgtgtttactttgggtggttctaTGGTTAGTTGGAAGTCTACATTGCAGTCTTCGGTTACACTATCTACTGCTGAAGTTGAGTATATGGCTTTAAATTCTGCAGCTAAAGAGTCGATTTGGCTCAAAGGCCTTGGTGGTGAACTGGGTATTGCATAA